From Astyanax mexicanus isolate ESR-SI-001 chromosome 16, AstMex3_surface, whole genome shotgun sequence, one genomic window encodes:
- the plekho2 gene encoding pleckstrin homology domain-containing family O member 2, which yields MEDGVKEDPAKPKEVKVTGKAGWLKKSSGKILSSYKDRYVHLDKTEVALYDNEDLKNCVERIDLENFDKCHELRGPFQKKNRLILTRTQKSGSKVCNVKLQAQNEEEKEAWIKALNDGINRAKNKIFDEVKIDESLSLEHVTRTRPKGNRGRRPPTRIHMKEASNISPDGIMKLDLDEADSMPNGTHKVSAEESEQKDIKPQMSSAKSFDDIQEEAEEKEDAPQKKAVKPPMPPSKEKKPSEKEESEAPQKNAIMPPMPPSKDKKPSQNMEDEEPGEVMQEKKVQKPPMPPSKENKPSISDNGDATKENASDSGVESEATPTPSELSPAPESTDEAETGESASPKTTAPAPAPPSKDKKPSQAPVLKDKESSSEDDADSQDDQEGKDEEVNVSVESEKATEEKEEAAEKEKEEDTIKTEDPTFTLSNSIPKPQGVMWDSPTTASDEGSAKQDSKTSVNLDITQIDVKPLIPEPAKPAVEVKLTPHSTPESVKKVPPAPPKKKPVKPPVKVEDSGVMSGVAVSTSVLLPTTVTSSSEGVGKNENETKPDLQEAKGDGERKVMILSLSNQGATEESEDVSGAEAEEKSVDSGQISAEDSESGDQVTSSEDKLQGSLQCLDGDTSEDDLESSDSKVPSKGDPSPAILSVMSKTTVESSSTSPAPTSASSWSSKTRSSSTGDLLDIQVEAQDRDIKNLRQKVSLEMKETGKLLGEIGPSSDEENDPEVLLATAMEKLKTADQFLKEAKSFKEAENKSKRASW from the exons GGCGTTAAAGAAGACCCGGCCAAGCCCAAAGAGGTGAAGGTCACGGGCAAGGCCGGCTGGCTGAAGAAGTCCTCGGGGAAGATCCTGAGCAGCTACAAGGACCGCTATGTCCATCTGGACAAAACAGAAGTGGCATTGTATGACAATGAG GACTTAAAGAACTGCGTGGAGCGGATAGACCTGGAAAACTTCGACAAATGCCACGAGTTACGCGGTCccttccagaaaaagaacaggcTAATACTGACGCGGACTCAGAAGAGTGGGAGTAAG GTCTGTAATGTCAAACTTCAAGCTCAAAATGAAGAGGAGAAAGAGGCTTGGATCAAGGCGCTCAATGATGGCATCAACCGGGCAAAGAACAAAATCTTTGATGAG GTAAAAATAGATGAAAGTTTGTCTCTGGAGCATGTAACACGCACTCGACCAAAGGGAAACCGTGGTAGAAGGCCACCCACCAGGATACACATGAAAGAG GCTTCCAATATCTCACCCGATGGAATTATGAAACTGGACCTGGATGAAGCCGACAGTATGCCGAATGGAACACACAAAGTAAGTGCTGAAGAGAGTGAACAGAAAGACATCAAACCTCAAATGTCTTCAGCGAAGTCTTTCGATGACATTCAAGAAGAGGCTGAAGAAAAAGAAGACGCGCCTCAGAAGAAAGCTGTGAAGCCACCAATGCCTCCATCAAAGGAAAAGAAACCCAGCGAAAAGGAGGAAAGTGAAGCACCTCAGAAGAATGCTATTATGCCACCAATGCCGCCATCAAAGGACAAGAAGCCCTCTCAAAATATGGAAGATGAGGAGCCAGGAGAGGTGATGCAGGAGAAGAAAGTTCAGAAACCACCAATGCCTCCCTCAAAAGAGAACAAACCCAGCATTTCAGACAATGGAGATGCCACTAAAGAGAATGCGTCAGATAGCGGGGTAGAGTCTGAAGCAACACCTACTCCAAGCGAGTTAAGTCCAGCTCCAGAAAGCACTGACGAAGCAGAGACTGGTGAATCTGCCTCACCCAAGACCACAGCCCCTGCACCTGCTCCACCATCCAAAGACAAGAAACCGAGCCAAGCACCTGTTTTAAAGGATAAGGAAAGTTCTTCAGAGGATGACGCTGACAGTCAAGATGATCAAGAGGGAAAAGATGAGGAAGTTAACGTCAGTGTTGAGTCTGAGAAGGCaactgaagaaaaagaagaagcagcagaaaaagaaaaagaagaagacaccATAAAGACAGAAGATCCAACTTTCACTCTCTCAAATAGCATCCCTAAGCCTCAAGGCGTGATGTGGGACTCGCCTACTACAGCTTCAGATGAAGGTTCTGCTAAACAAGATTCTAAGACGTCTGTGAATCTAGACATCACTCAGATTGATGTAAAACCATTAATTCCTGAACCTGCAAAACCTGCCGTTGAAGTCAAATTAACTCCACATTCAACCCCAGAATCTGTTAAAAAGGTTCCCCCTGCTCCACCCAAGAAGAAACCTGTGAAGCCACCTGTCAAAGTTGAGGACAGTGGTGTGATGAGTGGTGTTGCAGTGTCCACCAGCGTTCTGCTTCCCACTACTGTCACATCCTCATCTGAAGGAGTTGGAAAGAATGAGAATGAGACGAAACCAGACCTTCAGGAAGCCAAAGGTGATGGTGAACGCAAGGTTATGATTTTGTCTCTGAGTAATCAAGGAGCAACTGAAGAGTCTGAAGATGTGTCAGGAGCTGAAGCAGAAGAGAAGTCTGTAGATAGTGGGCAGATCTCAGCCGAGGACTCAGAAAGTGGTGACCAAGTTACGTCATCCGAAGACAAACTTCAGGGAAGTCTCCAGTGCCTAGACGGCGACACCAGCGAGGATGATCTGGAGTCGTCCGACAGCAAGGTTCCAAGCAAGGGCGACCCATCTCCAGCGATCCTGTCTGTTATGTCCAAAACCACTGTGGAGAGCTCGTCCACCAGCCCAGCACCAACCTCAGCCTCATCGTGGAGCTCCAAGACAAGGTCATCCTCCACAGGAGACCTTCTCGATATTCAGGTTGAGGCACAAGACAGAGACATAAAGAACTTGCGACAGAAAGTATCGCTAGAGATGAAAGAAACAGGAAAGCTTCTGGGTGAAATAGGACCGAGCAGCGATGAGGAAAATGACCCAGAGGTTTTGCTGGCCACTGCCATGGAGAAGCTAAAGACAGCTGACCAGTTCTTAAAAGAAGCCAAGAGTTTCAAAGAGGCTGAGAACAAGAGCAAAAGAGCAAGTTGGTAA